Proteins co-encoded in one Pyxidicoccus xibeiensis genomic window:
- a CDS encoding carboxypeptidase-like regulatory domain-containing protein, protein MMKKHLVFAVVPFLALGCGEDLKDENGDGIADGVREPDSVTVVTPANPKGTVSGQVLGTNLSALGDVSVEMTIGSSDEPVAATTDAKGNFEFKDVPAGAQVLLTFSKGGYATLRASSTVPSSAGNVPINNGNASFGPITLAKLDGTMNFLVVRPDGRPAAAVKATLEATPAGSIVLFNNDNTTQVVSTVVVEAESDAQGLLTFRGIPSATELARLDNGNGRYKLYVSPMDVDTNGIPETGGFFREYYGSEVVANSTTRLIPLPFTRPSGAALNVESSNVGSLRGATDTDPLGNMVRPGDPIHLFFNQPVQPNSMLARLTDESGRESLSLNVAVSNHGYSATLTPSAPLVDGREYNVDLRAVSAEGGSLFTRTGFFFAGDPASARAVTIQEIRYQETSTSSTQINPGERIYITFSSPIARTYGASAYVQVFFDANIADASATSINDISDVPGELGNPVGFDLFIDEPFAPLPTRTPAETAPFAITASNYSSRYSFIYNGSFPLSPNNLRIHVSFDKLASRSSGSTNGVYESVWGQPITSNLTASSVATQPVPAQ, encoded by the coding sequence ATGATGAAGAAGCATCTGGTGTTTGCCGTGGTGCCGTTCCTGGCGCTGGGCTGTGGCGAGGATCTGAAGGACGAGAACGGCGACGGCATTGCGGACGGCGTGCGTGAGCCGGACAGCGTGACGGTGGTGACGCCCGCGAACCCGAAGGGCACCGTCTCGGGCCAGGTGCTGGGCACGAACCTGTCGGCGCTGGGCGACGTCTCGGTGGAGATGACCATCGGCAGCTCCGACGAGCCGGTCGCGGCGACCACGGATGCGAAGGGCAACTTCGAGTTCAAGGACGTTCCAGCGGGCGCCCAGGTGCTGCTGACGTTCTCCAAGGGTGGCTACGCCACACTGCGCGCCAGCTCGACGGTTCCCTCGTCTGCCGGCAACGTGCCCATCAACAACGGCAACGCGAGCTTCGGTCCCATCACGCTGGCGAAGCTGGACGGCACGATGAACTTCCTGGTGGTGCGGCCGGACGGCCGTCCCGCGGCTGCCGTGAAGGCGACGCTCGAGGCCACGCCCGCGGGCTCCATCGTCCTGTTCAACAACGACAACACCACGCAGGTGGTGAGCACTGTCGTCGTGGAGGCCGAGTCCGACGCCCAGGGTCTGCTGACGTTCAGAGGCATCCCCTCCGCCACGGAGCTGGCGCGCCTGGACAATGGCAATGGCCGGTACAAGCTCTACGTGTCCCCGATGGATGTGGACACCAACGGGATTCCGGAGACCGGAGGCTTTTTCAGGGAGTATTACGGCTCGGAAGTCGTCGCGAACAGCACCACGCGCCTGATTCCCCTGCCCTTCACGCGGCCTTCGGGTGCGGCGCTGAACGTCGAGAGCAGCAACGTGGGCAGCCTGCGGGGGGCCACCGACACTGACCCGCTGGGCAACATGGTTCGTCCGGGCGACCCCATCCATCTGTTCTTCAACCAGCCGGTGCAGCCCAACTCGATGCTGGCCCGCCTGACTGACGAGTCTGGCCGGGAGTCGCTGAGCCTCAACGTCGCCGTCAGCAACCATGGCTACAGCGCCACCCTGACTCCGAGCGCTCCGCTGGTGGATGGCCGGGAGTACAACGTGGACCTGCGCGCTGTGTCCGCGGAAGGTGGCAGCCTCTTCACCCGGACGGGCTTCTTCTTCGCGGGTGATCCGGCGAGCGCTCGGGCTGTCACCATCCAGGAGATTCGCTACCAGGAGACCTCGACGTCATCGACGCAGATCAACCCCGGTGAGCGCATCTACATCACCTTCAGCTCCCCGATTGCCCGAACCTACGGCGCCAGCGCCTACGTCCAGGTGTTTTTCGATGCGAACATTGCCGATGCCAGCGCGACCTCCATCAACGACATCAGCGATGTCCCGGGCGAACTGGGTAACCCGGTAGGCTTCGATCTGTTCATTGACGAGCCGTTCGCGCCTCTCCCGACCCGTACCCCGGCGGAGACTGCCCCCTTCGCGATTACCGCGTCTAACTATAGCAGCCGCTACTCCTTCATCTACAACGGCTCCTTCCCCTTGAGTCCGAACAACCTGCGGATTCATGTCTCCTTCGACAAGCTGGCAAGCCGCAGCTCGGGAAGCACCAACGGCGTCTACGAGAGCGTTTGGGGTCAGCCCATCACCAGCAATCTGACGGCCAGCTCAGTGGCTACTCAGCCTGTTCCGGCTCAGTGA
- a CDS encoding HIT family protein, whose amino-acid sequence MSDVNDPCLGCAIVRGDTRPVGGVLARAPGLVLHGIAGPSPVPGWVVISSERHVRAWYDLDEEPAHEMGPFAARVMRAQREVLGAEHAYAFAIGDVLRHFHLHLVPRFAQTPQRLWGRAAFDATSADHLPAEELEAAARLLAAALAR is encoded by the coding sequence ATGTCGGACGTGAATGACCCATGCCTTGGCTGCGCCATCGTGCGCGGGGACACCCGTCCCGTGGGAGGGGTCCTCGCCCGGGCTCCGGGACTCGTGCTGCATGGCATCGCCGGGCCGAGCCCCGTGCCCGGCTGGGTGGTCATCTCCAGCGAGCGCCATGTCCGCGCCTGGTATGACCTGGACGAGGAGCCCGCGCATGAGATGGGCCCGTTCGCCGCCCGGGTGATGCGCGCACAGCGGGAGGTGCTCGGCGCCGAGCACGCCTATGCCTTCGCCATCGGCGACGTGCTGCGCCACTTCCACCTGCACCTGGTGCCCCGCTTCGCCCAGACGCCCCAGCGTCTCTGGGGCCGCGCCGCCTTCGACGCCACCTCCGCCGACCACCTCCCCGCCGAGGAGCTGGAGGCCGCTGCCCGCCTGCTTGCCGCCGCGCTGGCGCGTTGA
- a CDS encoding AAA domain-containing protein — translation MPSEPRNRVLEKMLERLYAALASGPSLNCRPHHSRQRVDLATLSRLDGTPPHTVLATLLGEKASVRLAVKPPMPEAGADKAPARGPRSSGAPARSSSSLDDAAATPDATASLTSPTDLDEDEVDAAAPNRAELEQQALLRKLATIVEDARTFEQDTGAHVLHVGFPLLHLPPGARDKRGFGTRRVLAPIAFVPVRLTLKKGRAPSVELEGAEEGVDRVAPNTALLAWVEQQTGQRFGELFADETGADPWRELNELVAAVARALDLPAPAPFTATTPLAPVPRSDGDEGAQPGILPSAVLGLYPLSNQSLVDDMRALVDGEPISGPLESFLRVDVSLGAPTGHGGGEPRLEGLKRAAEERLVTVADPCQARAVRLARSSRGLVVHGPPGTGKSQTIANAIGDHLARGERVLLVCDKRTALDVVKHRLDHLGLGNLCAVVHDAQRDQRDLYMGIREQLDSLPETRTDAAVTSELSRVDAELQSLHDELTASERALSERPAGGTTPSFHELVGQWFSLESPAAFAPTVAGLASSRLADVTPREREVREVLERGGREGYPDNPWREALGVDLATYLASPVATYRERLGTVVDAARDADAVASPDVPAFGADPRAEGSARAAFAEKLAPLLETTPPEMLARWASATPDAVRAAKAQLEGLEPQARLLAEGPLDTELTLVHREQPQALGALSVALAALGTYLDIARKWYAFFYFARKAGARRVLQQFGLTLGVATAERVNRFLTGARARALLTEYHRTTLAPGATESLTDDALSRSLRTHAALFELLGELHQAPLLASCREAVLGTLAGAPVLSGLRQSAARGEAVARVEARLSEAGLFSSSWLSARSRELRAGAKLSSVASALQARLSTVEGMLRLRSLLAGMPPALETAVEGLARQGADVDGGWRAVLKATLAAEVSARLREDPALQHIDAERIQAAHSRYRALEEKKRALVRDALVHRWTQRQRERLLAGTGGRLNGQGAELRRRLMLRGERAMRVRQVIATGQGIEGGDPLFDVRPVWMASPQTVAQIFPRLPIFDVVIFDESSQCRLEEALPVLTRAKRVVIAGDPKQLPPTRFFESAVVQSQELEAETEQGLFEEQQAEVEDLLSAALNLDIDQCYLDVHYRSQNADLIAFSNDHFYDKRLQAIPAHPSHRAPHAPLRLLPVGGTYEKRVNLVEARAVGELVKELLARPEPPSIGIACFNLAQRDAITDVLDTLAAEDATFAARLTAARARRGAGSFEGLFVKNLENVQGDERDHLIISTTYGPDRQGRFYRRFGPLGSAGGGRRLNVLVTRARQQVHLVTSIPREAYLSLPPVESGRQPNGGWLLFAYLQFAEAVADSYAQEARAPVAHTDAPRPREPAVFERETAAGSAFARALAGHLAREHRVSSDVHWGNDGFCVDLALHHPAQPGDVTVGVLCDGTRYPKTADRVEWDLFRTAVLEGQGWKLVRMWTPHFFRDPEGATNRVLQSAGDKLMREPATAQATGTSRAVVH, via the coding sequence GTGCCGTCCGAGCCCCGCAACCGCGTCCTGGAGAAGATGCTCGAGCGGCTCTACGCCGCGCTCGCGTCCGGGCCGAGCCTCAACTGCCGCCCCCACCACAGCCGCCAGCGCGTGGACCTCGCCACGCTGAGCCGCCTGGACGGCACCCCACCCCACACCGTGCTGGCCACCCTCCTCGGTGAAAAGGCCTCGGTCCGGCTCGCGGTGAAGCCTCCCATGCCCGAGGCCGGAGCCGACAAGGCACCTGCCCGTGGCCCCCGCTCCAGTGGAGCCCCGGCGCGCTCCTCCTCATCACTCGATGACGCCGCAGCCACTCCGGATGCGACCGCTTCGCTCACCAGCCCCACGGACCTGGATGAGGATGAGGTCGACGCCGCTGCGCCCAACCGCGCCGAGCTGGAACAGCAGGCACTGCTGCGCAAGCTGGCCACCATCGTCGAGGATGCTCGCACCTTCGAGCAGGACACCGGGGCGCACGTGCTGCACGTGGGCTTCCCGCTCCTGCACCTGCCCCCGGGCGCCAGGGACAAGCGCGGCTTCGGCACCCGGCGCGTGCTCGCGCCCATCGCCTTCGTACCGGTGCGCCTCACCCTCAAGAAGGGGCGTGCGCCCTCGGTGGAGCTCGAGGGCGCCGAGGAGGGCGTGGACCGCGTCGCGCCCAACACCGCGCTGCTCGCCTGGGTGGAGCAGCAGACCGGCCAGCGCTTCGGCGAGCTCTTCGCGGACGAGACGGGCGCCGACCCATGGCGCGAGCTGAACGAGCTGGTCGCCGCCGTGGCCAGGGCCCTGGACCTTCCCGCCCCTGCCCCCTTCACCGCCACCACGCCCCTGGCCCCCGTGCCCCGCTCGGACGGCGACGAAGGTGCCCAGCCGGGCATCCTTCCCAGCGCCGTGCTCGGGCTGTATCCGCTGTCCAACCAGAGCCTCGTGGATGACATGCGGGCCCTGGTCGACGGTGAGCCCATCTCCGGCCCGCTGGAGAGCTTCCTCCGCGTGGATGTGTCACTCGGCGCGCCCACGGGCCACGGGGGCGGCGAGCCCAGGCTGGAGGGCCTCAAGCGCGCCGCCGAGGAGCGGCTCGTCACCGTCGCCGACCCCTGCCAGGCCCGCGCGGTGCGGCTTGCCCGCAGCAGCCGGGGACTCGTCGTCCATGGGCCTCCGGGCACCGGCAAGTCGCAGACCATCGCCAACGCCATCGGCGACCACCTGGCCCGCGGTGAGCGCGTGCTGCTCGTCTGTGACAAGCGCACCGCGCTGGACGTCGTGAAGCACCGCCTGGACCACCTGGGCCTCGGCAACCTGTGCGCCGTCGTGCATGACGCCCAGCGCGACCAGCGCGACCTCTACATGGGCATCCGCGAGCAGCTCGACTCGCTGCCCGAGACCCGCACCGACGCGGCCGTAACTTCCGAGCTGTCCCGCGTGGACGCAGAGCTGCAGTCGCTCCATGACGAGCTGACCGCCTCCGAGCGCGCCCTCTCCGAGCGTCCCGCCGGCGGCACCACACCCTCCTTCCACGAGCTGGTGGGCCAGTGGTTCTCCCTGGAGTCCCCCGCCGCCTTCGCGCCCACCGTGGCGGGACTCGCCTCCTCGCGACTGGCCGACGTGACGCCCCGCGAGCGCGAGGTGCGCGAGGTGCTGGAGCGCGGTGGCAGGGAGGGCTACCCCGACAACCCCTGGCGCGAGGCGCTGGGTGTGGACCTGGCCACGTACCTCGCCTCGCCCGTGGCCACGTACCGCGAACGCCTGGGGACCGTCGTGGATGCCGCTCGCGACGCGGATGCGGTGGCGTCTCCCGACGTGCCCGCCTTCGGTGCGGACCCTCGGGCGGAGGGCTCGGCGCGGGCGGCCTTCGCCGAGAAGCTGGCTCCATTGTTGGAGACGACCCCTCCCGAGATGCTCGCCCGCTGGGCGTCAGCGACTCCCGACGCGGTGCGCGCGGCGAAGGCCCAGCTCGAGGGCCTGGAGCCCCAGGCGCGACTGCTCGCGGAGGGGCCGCTCGACACGGAGCTGACGCTGGTCCACCGCGAGCAGCCCCAGGCGCTCGGCGCGCTGTCCGTGGCGCTGGCGGCGCTGGGCACGTACCTGGACATTGCTCGCAAGTGGTACGCCTTCTTCTACTTCGCCCGGAAGGCCGGCGCGCGCAGGGTGCTCCAGCAGTTCGGCCTCACCCTGGGCGTCGCCACCGCCGAGCGCGTCAACCGCTTCCTCACCGGTGCTCGCGCCCGAGCGCTGCTCACCGAGTATCACCGCACCACGCTCGCTCCCGGCGCCACCGAGTCGCTCACGGACGACGCCCTGTCCCGCAGCCTCCGGACGCACGCCGCCCTCTTCGAGCTGCTCGGCGAGCTGCACCAGGCTCCGCTCCTTGCCTCCTGCCGCGAGGCCGTGCTCGGCACACTCGCGGGGGCGCCCGTGCTCTCCGGTCTGCGCCAGTCCGCGGCGCGCGGAGAGGCCGTGGCCCGGGTGGAGGCGCGGCTCTCCGAGGCGGGCCTCTTCTCCTCGTCGTGGCTCTCGGCCCGCTCCCGTGAGCTGCGCGCGGGCGCGAAGCTGTCTTCGGTCGCATCGGCCCTCCAGGCCCGGCTGTCCACGGTGGAGGGGATGCTGCGCCTGCGCTCGCTGCTGGCCGGAATGCCTCCCGCGCTGGAAACCGCGGTGGAAGGACTGGCCCGCCAGGGCGCGGACGTGGATGGCGGCTGGCGCGCGGTGCTCAAGGCGACGCTCGCGGCGGAGGTGTCCGCACGCCTGCGGGAAGACCCGGCGCTCCAGCACATCGATGCGGAGAGAATCCAGGCCGCGCACTCGCGCTACCGGGCGCTGGAGGAGAAGAAGCGCGCCCTCGTGCGTGATGCCCTCGTCCACCGGTGGACGCAGCGCCAGCGAGAGCGGCTGCTCGCGGGCACGGGCGGCAGGCTCAACGGCCAGGGCGCGGAGCTGCGCCGTCGCCTGATGCTCCGGGGCGAGCGTGCGATGCGCGTGCGGCAGGTCATCGCCACCGGCCAGGGCATCGAAGGCGGAGACCCCCTCTTCGACGTGCGCCCCGTGTGGATGGCCAGCCCGCAGACGGTGGCGCAAATCTTCCCGCGCCTCCCCATCTTCGACGTCGTCATCTTCGACGAGTCCTCGCAGTGCCGACTGGAAGAGGCCCTGCCGGTGCTCACCCGCGCGAAGCGGGTGGTCATCGCCGGAGACCCGAAGCAGCTCCCACCCACGCGCTTCTTCGAGTCCGCCGTGGTGCAGAGCCAGGAGCTGGAGGCCGAGACGGAGCAGGGCCTCTTCGAGGAACAGCAGGCCGAGGTCGAGGACCTGCTGTCCGCTGCCCTCAACCTGGACATCGACCAGTGCTACCTCGACGTGCACTACCGCTCGCAGAACGCGGACCTCATCGCCTTCAGCAACGACCACTTCTACGACAAGCGCCTCCAGGCCATCCCCGCGCACCCATCCCACCGCGCGCCTCACGCCCCGCTGCGGCTGCTGCCCGTGGGCGGCACCTACGAGAAGCGCGTGAACCTGGTGGAAGCCCGCGCCGTGGGCGAGCTCGTGAAGGAGCTCCTCGCCCGCCCCGAGCCTCCGTCCATCGGCATCGCCTGCTTCAACCTCGCGCAGCGCGATGCCATCACCGACGTCCTCGACACGCTGGCCGCGGAGGACGCCACCTTCGCGGCACGGCTGACGGCGGCGCGCGCTCGGCGGGGCGCCGGCTCGTTCGAGGGGCTCTTCGTCAAGAACCTGGAGAACGTCCAGGGCGACGAGCGGGACCACCTCATCATCAGCACCACCTACGGTCCGGACCGGCAGGGCCGCTTCTACCGGCGCTTCGGTCCGCTCGGCAGCGCGGGCGGAGGCCGGCGCCTCAACGTGCTCGTCACCCGCGCTCGGCAGCAGGTGCACCTCGTTACCTCCATTCCCCGCGAGGCCTACCTGTCCCTGCCTCCCGTGGAGTCGGGCCGGCAGCCCAACGGAGGCTGGCTGCTCTTCGCCTACCTCCAGTTCGCGGAGGCGGTGGCGGACAGCTACGCCCAGGAGGCGCGGGCCCCCGTGGCCCACACGGACGCGCCGCGTCCCCGCGAGCCCGCCGTGTTCGAGCGGGAGACGGCGGCAGGCTCGGCGTTCGCCCGCGCACTGGCCGGACACCTCGCACGGGAGCACCGCGTCTCGTCCGACGTGCACTGGGGCAATGACGGCTTCTGCGTGGACCTCGCGCTGCACCACCCCGCGCAGCCCGGCGACGTCACCGTGGGCGTGCTGTGCGACGGCACGCGCTACCCCAAGACGGCCGACCGTGTGGAGTGGGATTTGTTCCGCACCGCCGTGCTGGAGGGCCAGGGGTGGAAGCTGGTGCGCATGTGGACGCCCCACTTCTTCCGGGACCCCGAGGGCGCGACGAACCGCGTCCTCCAGTCCGCAGGCGACAAGCTGATGCGCGAGCCCGCCACGGCCCAGGCCACCGGCACCTCCCGCGCCGTCGTGCACTGA